The Oleispira antarctica RB-8 genome contains the following window.
TGTTTATATTGCAATAGGCAGTGCCTTGGTGGGTTTGTTATTAATGCTTATTTTACATTTTTGGGTGACAGGTCGAGTCTTAAAAATACAAGCCACACTGGATTTATGGTCAAAAGGCGATCGAGATGTACAAATTAAATTTAACGGTAATGATGAGCTGAATCATATTGGCAACGTTATTAATGACTTAGTCAAACAGTTTGCCAGCGACGAGCAATCTCTTATTTTTAATCAACAAGTCAATGACGCTATAATACAAAGTGCAAACTACACTATTATCACTACCGATACCCAAGGCATCATCACCAGCTTTAATTCATGTGCAGAAAGGCTTTTAGGTTACAAAAGAAGTGAACTAATTAATAAAAAATCTCCGGCTATCATTCACGATGTAGAAGAGATAGTTTCACATAATAAAAAGTTATCGATTGAGCTAGGCGTCTCTATTGATATCGGCTTCGAAACGTTTGTTATTAAAGCGAGAAACGGTCAAACAGATGAAAATAACTGGACCTACATTCATAAAAATGGCGATAGAATTCCCGTAAGACTATCTATCACTGCTTTGTATGATGCACACGGTAATATCAACGGTTTTCTAGGCATTGCTTATAATATAACAGAACAACTAAAAGCCGAGGAGCAACTAGAGCAGCTGGCTTATTTCGATCCGTTAACCAAGCTCCCTAATAGGATGTTGTATAGCGATCGTCTAAATCAAGCGATTGCTTTTGCAAAACGGAATGAATCACAATTTTCTATTTTCTTTTTGGATTTAGATAAATTTAAATTCGTTAACGATAATTATGGCCATGAAGTCGGTGATAAATTATTAGTTAAAGTGGCTGAGATTCTCACGCACTGTGTGCGTAAGTCCGATACAGTTGCACGCTTGGGAGGAGATGAGTTCACGGTCATATTACCCAATATGAACAACCATTATGATCCCATTGCCATAGGACTCATTGCTGAAAAAATCATCCACCAGATTAGCCAAGATATCATTATCGATGGTCACCTAATCCAGATAGGTGCAAGCATAGGCATTGCTATTTATCCTACACACGGTACTGATGTTTCTCGCTTGAATAAGCGTGCAGATATCGCCATGTACCAAGCAAAAGACCACGGCAGAGGTCGCTATGTCTTTTACGATCCTGATGCTGATATCACCTTGTCCAGTTCTGACTGATCTCTGTCTGCTTAGAACAGGATTTCATAATCAATTTAATTAAAACTAGATGCTCAATAGCCAGTATCTACGGCTATCAAAACTAATTATGACATGAGCCAATATGATGAATCCTTTAGTAGCCGCCTATATTTCGATACTGGCCATTGTTCAATTAACCGCCTGCAGCGATAACAATGCAGGCTCTATGACTGATCAAAATACCGACAAAGACGGTCACTCTGCACCGACCATGGCCACCCTAAAAGCAAACTCAGCAGTAATCGAACAACTTCCCTTTGATAATCAGCAAGATTTTAAAGATGCTCAACGAGGCTTAATTGCCCGCCTAGATTCTCTCGTCACTTACAACGCCAAGGGTAAGCGGGTGTGGGATATGGACGATTATCAATTCATGCAATACCGCGGATTAAACGGTGATGCTCCCGTCAGTATTAATCCAAGCTTATGGCGCCAAGCCAATTTAAATAATATTCATGGACTGTTTAAAGTCAGCGATGGCATCTATCAGCTGCGGGGATTTGATCTAGCCAATATGACCTTAATTGAAGGCGATACGGGCTGGATTGTTGTTGACCCTTTAACCGCAAAAGAAACCTCAAAAGTTGCGTTTGAATTTGCCCAAAAGCACCTTGGCAGAAAACCCATTACCGCCATCTTATTTACTCATAGTCACATTGACCATTTTGGCGGCGCACTGGGCTTAGTAACGGCCGCGCAAGTTAAACAACAAGGTATTCGAGTCATTGCACCTGAAGGCTTTATGGAAGAAGCGACCAGCGAAAATATCATTGCGGGTACTGCTATGAGCCGTCGCTCTATGTATATGTATGGCAAACGTCTCTCCAGAACTGAGCGTGGTCATATTGGTTCTGGCCTAGGCAAAGGCCCTGCTTTTGGTAGCTTTGGAATACTAAAACCCACCGAAATTGTAAACCATCAAACACCTGTATTAAATATTGATGGGGTTAATATTGAATTCCAATTTACGCCGGGTTCAGAAGCGCCCGCCGAGTTTACTTTTTACCTGCCCGATCACAATGCTTTCTGCGGTGCAGAGGTTGTTTCTCGTAACATGCACAATTTATATACCCTAAGAGGCGCAAAAGTACGTGATGCTTTAAAATGGAGTGGTTATATCGAGCAAGCGCGCACTCGCTTCGCCGCCGCAAATATTTATTTTGGCAGTCACCACTGGCCGATGTGGGGACAAGATAACATTCAAAATTTCTTAAAGTTACAGCGTGACAGCTATAAGTACATTCATGATCAGAGTGTGCGCTTATTAAATGGCGGCGCGACTCCAAGCGAAGTAGCGGAAGAAATAGTGATGCCAGAATCATTACGTACTTCATTTCCAAATCGCGGCTACTACGGCACACTAAAGCACAATGCCAAGGCAGTTTATCAAAACTACTTAGGCTGGTACGACGCCAATCCAGCCAACTTAGACCCATTACCTAATACCGAAAGCGCTGGCCGCTATATTGAAATGATGGGCGGCATTGAGCAGGTAGTAGCCCAAGCTCAGATTTCTTTTGATAACGCAGATGACGATGCAGGAGCCTATCGCTGGGTGGCAGAATTACTCAACAAAGCGGTCTTCTTTGACCCTAACCATAAAGCGGCTAAAGCACTGTTAGCAAAAACCTATGATCAACTTGGTTATCAAGCAGAATCTGCGCCTTGGCGAGATGTTTACTTATCGGCGGCTTATGAATTACGCCATGGTGGTCCTGATAAAGGCATTGATATCGCCCTTATGCGCGATATTTTATTAGAAACTCCCGTCGAGCGTTTTTTCGATACGATGTCTGTGCGCTTAAATGGCCCCAAGGCTGAGGGTGAAACGTATACCATTAAAGTGAATTTTACCGATAAAGATTTAAGTTATGTGCTGTATTTAGAAAACTCTGTTCTTTACTATGCAACAGAGAAAGATTGGCAATTGACTGAAGGCAAAAAAACAGCAAACAGTCATACCGGGCTAAAAAACATTAATGCCACGCTGAATGTAAAACATGAACTGTTTATCGACATGCTGATTGGCAAAGCAGGCTTGAAGAAAACCTTGTTTTCCGATGATTTAAGTATTGATGGTAGTAAGCTGGATCTTTTATCTTTCTTAAGCTTGTTCGACCGCCCGACGGGCGATTTCAACATTGTTATTCCTTAAGCACAGTCACTTCTTAAAAAGCAGGCCTATTTTTGCTACAATCTATTTTTACGTTTTTCTGAGATAGCTCTTGTAGCAAATACCATCATGGCAAAAAATAAACGCGACATTCCAAACTTCCAGCTTCCCATCATTGAAACCCACTTTCATTTAGATTATCTAAAAGAAGGCAGCACGGAAGAAATCCTAGCAAAGGCTCGTTTACTCGGCGTAGAACGCTTTATGACGATTGCAGTCTCTCCCGATAATCTAGAAAAAGTCATCGCGCTGACTGAAAATCATGATGATGTTTATGGCACTCTAGGCATTCACCCACACGATGCCGAACTCTACAATAATGATGTCGAAGCTATTATTCGCCAAAAACTTGCACCCGAGAATCGCAGTAAAAAATTACGAGCGGTGGGAGAAATTGGCCTGGATTATTTCTACGATAACGCCGACCGAAAGATTCAACGTGATGTATTTGAACGCCAATTACAAATTGCGGTAGATTATGAGTTACCTGTCGTAATTCATACCCGCGAAGCCGATGAAGATACCCAATCGATTTTAAGCAACTTTGCGCCGCTTATGGCCAAGAAGGGAGTTATTCATAGCTTTACTTCCGGAATGGAGCTAGCACGCTTCTGTGTTAGCCAAGGATTCAATCTTGGCATCAATGGCATAGTGACGTTTGGCAAAGCTGATAACGTACGTGAAGTCGTTGCGGATACACCCCTAGAAAAGCTGCTATTAGAGACCGACTCGCCTTTCTTAACCCCTATGCCTTATCGCGGTAAAGAAAATGCTCCGTGCTATTTGCCGTTTATTGCAGAAAAGATTGCAGAAGTTAAAGGCATAACCGTCGAAGACGTATTGACTCAGTGCTATAAAAACTCAATGGCGACTTTTTTTAGCTGAAAAGCTGCTAAAACTGAATGCCTATTACCAGCGGATCATGATCCGATGAGCGGTAGGCATCTGGCTCTGCATACGCTGTATCGTATTTTAACAACGCATCTTCGACAGAATTAATATGCCAGCTATCAATGCTGCGTATAAAGGGCAACATAGCCTTATTCGCTAACGCATGATCTAGATTACCTAAGTAACCTTGGAAACTGTAGGAAAAAAATGGACTATTCGCACGGTTTTTATTTAGAGTATTAAACGTATTTAAATTTTTAAAGCCTGCCGCCACTAACGCCAACAAAGGATCCTCTTGGCTATAACTATTTAAATCTCCCATAATCAATACGGGTATCGTGTCCGCTACTTGCTTGTTAATAAACTTTCCCAATGCTAATGCCGCTCGTGTACGCTCCTCATTGCAGTTTCCTTGTATAGTATCGATCGTGCTGCGGCAAGGTCGTCCTTTTGATTTAAAATGATTAACGGCGAGATAAAATGTCTGTTCTTCATCAGCAGAGCTTTTATCAAAATCATCTCTATTTATAGAAAACTGCTGCAATAAACTAGGCCGATTATAACCATCGTTAAATAAAGCTTGCATCCGCTCTCGACTATCGTGATATTTATCTGATGACGTAGAATCCAATATGCTTACTGCGTCAATAGGTTCAACCTTACTGCTGCGATATAAAATACCAACACTGATTTCATCTTGACCAAGCAGGTTTTTTTTATAGAGTGGACCTGTTTTATAACCCGAGTCTTTTTCATCACTTTCGCCTAGTTTAGAAACAATATAACGATACTGCTGGTCAATACTGAATTGTTTATTTAAGGCTCGGGTTAAATCTGCAATAGCCGAGTGCTCACCATAACCATCATTTTCTAATTCCATTAATGCAACCACATCGGCATTCATAGTCGCTAATGCTGCGACCAACTTTTGGGTTTGCATAACAAAGTGTTGATAACTTTTCGCGCCTCGCGTCGTAGGAAAGCCAACATTTCTTTTAGAGTGTGATAGTGGGCTACCATTGA
Protein-coding sequences here:
- a CDS encoding Beta-lactamase protein, with the translated sequence MMNPLVAAYISILAIVQLTACSDNNAGSMTDQNTDKDGHSAPTMATLKANSAVIEQLPFDNQQDFKDAQRGLIARLDSLVTYNAKGKRVWDMDDYQFMQYRGLNGDAPVSINPSLWRQANLNNIHGLFKVSDGIYQLRGFDLANMTLIEGDTGWIVVDPLTAKETSKVAFEFAQKHLGRKPITAILFTHSHIDHFGGALGLVTAAQVKQQGIRVIAPEGFMEEATSENIIAGTAMSRRSMYMYGKRLSRTERGHIGSGLGKGPAFGSFGILKPTEIVNHQTPVLNIDGVNIEFQFTPGSEAPAEFTFYLPDHNAFCGAEVVSRNMHNLYTLRGAKVRDALKWSGYIEQARTRFAAANIYFGSHHWPMWGQDNIQNFLKLQRDSYKYIHDQSVRLLNGGATPSEVAEEIVMPESLRTSFPNRGYYGTLKHNAKAVYQNYLGWYDANPANLDPLPNTESAGRYIEMMGGIEQVVAQAQISFDNADDDAGAYRWVAELLNKAVFFDPNHKAAKALLAKTYDQLGYQAESAPWRDVYLSAAYELRHGGPDKGIDIALMRDILLETPVERFFDTMSVRLNGPKAEGETYTIKVNFTDKDLSYVLYLENSVLYYATEKDWQLTEGKKTANSHTGLKNINATLNVKHELFIDMLIGKAGLKKTLFSDDLSIDGSKLDLLSFLSLFDRPTGDFNIVIP
- a CDS encoding TatD related DNase; translated protein: MAKNKRDIPNFQLPIIETHFHLDYLKEGSTEEILAKARLLGVERFMTIAVSPDNLEKVIALTENHDDVYGTLGIHPHDAELYNNDVEAIIRQKLAPENRSKKLRAVGEIGLDYFYDNADRKIQRDVFERQLQIAVDYELPVVIHTREADEDTQSILSNFAPLMAKKGVIHSFTSGMELARFCVSQGFNLGINGIVTFGKADNVREVVADTPLEKLLLETDSPFLTPMPYRGKENAPCYLPFIAEKIAEVKGITVEDVLTQCYKNSMATFFS
- a CDS encoding PAS domain protein, probably, with protein sequence MTEAIDKESLQYMNIELSKFQSLYEPLLAKKDMRAIKSLQSSKAYELDNKAMIVVAENGIVAASNNQQDLLNHWQASKTDIQADLVEKTIKSNRIHTQFSPDRNLLNGYINLCVRDLSKGLRNFSCGFLYYQLDVDLRQKQARTWLIKQSVYIAIGSALVGLLLMLILHFWVTGRVLKIQATLDLWSKGDRDVQIKFNGNDELNHIGNVINDLVKQFASDEQSLIFNQQVNDAIIQSANYTIITTDTQGIITSFNSCAERLLGYKRSELINKKSPAIIHDVEEIVSHNKKLSIELGVSIDIGFETFVIKARNGQTDENNWTYIHKNGDRIPVRLSITALYDAHGNINGFLGIAYNITEQLKAEEQLEQLAYFDPLTKLPNRMLYSDRLNQAIAFAKRNESQFSIFFLDLDKFKFVNDNYGHEVGDKLLVKVAEILTHCVRKSDTVARLGGDEFTVILPNMNNHYDPIAIGLIAEKIIHQISQDIIIDGHLIQIGASIGIAIYPTHGTDVSRLNKRADIAMYQAKDHGRGRYVFYDPDADITLSSSD